TTTCAAGGTCTAACATCTCACCTAAGGGCATACCCCAAAGCGCTAAGATGTATTCGTGGAGATGATAATCTAACAATGTCAGTCCAGAGTCCCTCTGTCTCCAATACGATTACCTACTTTCGTGCGTAGGCCAAGCTTCAAAGGCTGGCGCATCACCTGCAACTGACGCGAAATAACAATCATGAAGCCAGTCAAGTATCTTTTCCTCCTGGCTTACTCCCGCGTATCGCTGCCCATCCTCGCCTTCTTTACCACTGCCATGTCGTAATGCAGCTCTCGATCTATCTTCGTCGCTCTTGCTGTCGTAGGCTTCCTTCCATCCGCTGCGGATGAAGAGCATATCTCCGGGCTTGATGTCGCCGCCTTGAGCAGTAGGTCGAATATCCACTCCCTGATCCTTGCCGCATTGGAAGAGCTCCTCCCAGGAGATGGGGTAATAATCGTACGGATCATAATTGATTCCTTTCTTGTGCGCGTATCCCCTGTAATCGAGAAGGATGCCTCGACCCGCAACGCCGTGTTCAGCCCAATGATGGATCGAGCATTTGTGGTTTGCAGATGGGCCTACAATATCGCTACCCTTGGCCTGTGAGATGTTAGTCGACACTTCCTTCCCCCAGACGAGCTACCTACGCCGTTATAAAAAGAGCCGCTCGACATGTGCGCGAAATGACGGAAGCCGTCCCATTGGGTGCCACTTTGAGTATTCATGTGATACACATCATCGTAAGCAACGCCCTCGGCCAGCTCCTTGATTTCATGCTGGAACACCTCGCGACCAAATGCAGGTACGTTGGGCACGTTGAGGGGCAGGCTATAGTGAGTCAGACAGGATATCCCTGGGCATGTTCTTGATGTCCTACTTTACAGGAACGATCTCCCCTGTTTTGATTTCTTTCCCGGCCGCGGCCACGCGCGTCGGTGTAAGAAGGTTGAGGCGGCCAATCTACCATCAATTAGCACAATATATGGAAGATCGGCCCTTCACATACGTTGTCGTTCTCACCCCAAACCCAAGCCGCCTCAGCCGGTGCACCGGGTATCGTTGGGAGCTCTTTCCTAGTCGGAAATATGGTACAGGCTGGATCCCAAGGTATCGTCGTTGCTGTCTTGTTCATCGTCAAGATGTCCTTTAGCTGCGTCAAGCGCTGGCTTGCGGTATTCTTGAAGTCTGTCATTTCAACTTCAGAGATGGTATCTACTCTTTGCTGTCAATGGGCGTGTCTTGAATGACAACTGCCTTCTAGTTTGACGTCTGTGGATTTGCCAATGCCATGACGTTTTTCCCCGCATTTTCCTGGTGTTAGTGGGCCCCTTGTGGAGACACATGTGGAGTTGGCGTCGTTTCTTGCCACACCGAGGCAACCATCGTCAATCATCATCCGACCCCATCTCGTTAACGTCGCACGTGATGTTCAATAGCGAGCGCATGTTCCTTGAAACGTGTCGTAGTGAATTGAACGATTATCTGATTAGAATAGTGTTGTGGCTGGCCCGCGAGCTTACGGTTGGTGGAAGAATGGCTAAATGACGGATTTCGGTTAATTCCTCCAACTGTACCCCTCGTGGGGTACGAAGAGTCTACTGTATTTTTGGCGCTCTTGGCCAGAAGCTTGTTACTTGGCTAAGGAAATCTTAACCGCCAAGCGGAGTCTTGTTCTGAATCGACAAAGTACATCTATGGTTCTTGGGCTAGTGAGATCTCATCTAGATCGTGGCCTTGAGAAAGCCGGGGAAGGACCCACACGACTGGAGCGGTCGCCATACCTACTTTAACATCGTGTACTTCACAGACTCAACAGCATTTCACCCTTACAATACACCTCTATGACGGCCCGCGAAGGTCCGATCATCCATTTTCCCGAAGGGATGCGTATCTTACCGAAACGGTCCGCGCACCACGAATGCGAGTGCACCTGGCCTTTATCGATTTAGCCGGTTTGGTGTCGGTGCACCCTCACATCAAGTTCGATTGGCCACAGTAGCACCGTGTCAGCAATTGAAGCAGATAGGAGCAGCCCCAAGGAAGTATTTCCGTAGTGCGTCCAGTAGTTGGAGGGAAATCTCAGATCCGCGTCGCCATCGAGCCGGTGATATTTGTGCGTGCTTTGAGCGTATAAACACCTGTGGACCTTCCCCAGATTTCGACCCCAGACCCCATTCCATCCCCGGACTCCTTCTCTTGCCATCTCCTGACCATCTGACTCACCAGAATGGCTTTGGAAGACGAGAAGATCACCGCCCAAAATGTGGAGCATGTATCCGATACTTCCGCCATCGCCTTTGAGGAAGGGCAAGAGAAAGGCCTGAGCGATGCTCATATCTGTACCGAAGAGGACAACAAGCGCATCCTTCGCAAGACCGACATTTGGATGCTTTCCCTTCTCTGCATGGTATATTTCCTACAATCGGCCGACAAGGGAATTATCGGATTGACAGCCGTGTACGGACTGCGAACGGACGCCCACCTTGTGGGCAACGACTATGCGAATCTCGGCAACATCGGTTACTATGCGCAACTTGCCGTTCAGCCCCTGGCTGCATGGGCTCTTGTCAAGCTTCGATATCGTCATGTCCTTCCCGTCATCATCACTTGCTGGGGTATCTCGGTTGCGGGTGGCCTTGCTGGTTCAACCAACTATGCTGGGCTGATGGCGTCGCGCTTCTTCCTTGGTGCCTTTGAAGCCGCCGTCATTCCATTGTTTTCCATGATCACCATTGCCTTCTATAGGCGTTCCGAGCAGCCGTTCCGCGTTGCATGCTGGTACAGCTGCTACGGTCTCAGCACACTCCTCAGTTCGCCCATTGTTTACGGATTCGGTCGCGTCCACTCAAAATCGCTTCACCGGTATCAGGTCGTGTATCTGTTTTTCGGACTTTTGACAATCGCTATTGGTCTTTGCACGTACTGGTGGGCTCATGATAGCCCCGGAGAGGCTCGCTACCTATCACCAGAGGATCGTCTGAAGGCTGTCGACCGATTGAAGGCGAATCAACAGGGTATTGTCTCCCATACCTTTAGCTGGAAGCATGTTGGAGAAGCGTTCTCAGAACCAAAGTACTGGCTGTACATGACTATGGTCATCGCTGTCAATGCTGGCGCTTCCGTCTCTTCTGTCTTTGGTTCTATCATCCTTCAGAATTTGGCCGGATTCACTCCTGACGAAGCTGTCCTGCTCAACATGCCCTTCGGTGCTCTCCAATTTGTGTCTATCCTTGGTGCGTCTTATTTGGCTTACCGGTTCAAACGCAAGTCGCCATTCTTACTCGGTCTCGTTACTATCGTCATTATTGGTGTAGCCTTGATGGTCGCCCTTCCTAAGACCAAGGAAAATAAAGGTGGTCTTCTTGTTGGCTACTACCTAATTGCTTTCGTCTTCGCGATCAATCCTCTGCTCATCTCTTGGATGGGCTCCAATTGCGCTGGACAAACTAAGAAGGCCATCTACTACACCTCATTCAATGCTGGTAATTCCGTCGGCAACATCATCACCCCATACATCTTCGACAAGAAGTTTGCCCCACAATACGTAAGTAACCCACGTCGTCCTCCTTCTACCGCGTAAGCCGTTGTGCATGACTAACGATTATCAGGTGAATGCTCTCAAAGGTATCTTGTCGATCTGGTGCATCCTTTTTGCGGTGGTAATCGCTCAAGTCATCGTTATCACGATAAtgcagaagaagaagtgcGATCAGCGTGAAGCAGCTGGTCTCCCAAGGAACCCTATCGATTACTCGATGAGCGGTGAATACCACGAGGCTGGCGAGGACGTTCACGCCGAGAATGGTCTGCAGGACATGACTGATAAGGAGAATATCTACTTCCAGTACCTGCTGTAGTTAGTAATGAGAGAAGACGTACTGATGCGCAACCTCAATAAACCTGTTTTTGCCGCTGCGGTGTGCTAGCATTGAGCGACTTTTGGGAAGTGAACACCTCCGCATGTAATCGGGAAGCCGTATTCTGCGAACGTCAATTGAATGATCCACGTGAAGATCGATAAGCTGTACCAGAATAGGACTGGAAAAAGCATGTCTCGTTGGTAGAGAAATTGCTGCTTATGTCAGCACCTCGTTATTAGTTAGTGGGGCGGCGGGACCTTCCGAACGCGGAACTTTGACGCATCGTGTCACCATCAACGCGATC
This sequence is a window from Pyrenophora tritici-repentis strain M4 chromosome 4, whole genome shotgun sequence. Protein-coding genes within it:
- a CDS encoding Cyclase domain containing protein, which translates into the protein MTDFKNTASQRLTQLKDILTMNKTATTIPWDPACTIFPTRKELPTIPGAPAEAAWVWGENDNIGRLNLLTPTRVAAAGKEIKTGEIVPVNLPLNVPNVPAFGREVFQHEIKELAEGVAYDDVYHMNTQSGTQWDGFRHFAHMSSGSFYNGAKGSDIVGPSANHKCSIHHWAEHGVAGRGILLDYRGYAHKKGINYDPYDYYPISWEELFQCGKDQGVDIRPTAQGGDIKPGDMLFIRSGWKEAYDSKSDEDRSRAALRHGSGKEGEDGQRYAGVSQEEKILDWLHDCYFASVAGDAPAFEAWPTHENYHLHEYILALWGMPLGEMLDLEKLAKTCREKNRWFFFFTSAPANCPGGVSSHVNGTAIF
- a CDS encoding AraJ, Arabinose efflux permease, with amino-acid sequence MALEDEKITAQNVEHVSDTSAIAFEEGQEKGLSDAHICTEEDNKRILRKTDIWMLSLLCMVYFLQSADKGIIGLTAVYGLRTDAHLVGNDYANLGNIGYYAQLAVQPLAAWALVKLRYRHVLPVIITCWGISVAGGLAGSTNYAGLMASRFFLGAFEAAVIPLFSMITIAFYRRSEQPFRVACWYSCYGLSTLLSSPIVYGFGRVHSKSLHRYQVVYLFFGLLTIAIGLCTYWWAHDSPGEARYLSPEDRLKAVDRLKANQQGIVSHTFSWKHVGEAFSEPKYWLYMTMVIAVNAGASVSSVFGSIILQNLAGFTPDEAVLLNMPFGALQFVSILGASYLAYRFKRKSPFLLGLVTIVIIGVALMVALPKTKENKGGLLVGYYLIAFVFAINPLLISWMGSNCAGQTKKAIYYTSFNAGNSVGNIITPYIFDKKFAPQYVNALKGILSIWCILFAVVIAQVIVITIMQKKKCDQREAAGLPRNPIDYSMSGEYHEAGEDVHAENGLQDMTDKENIYFQYLL